The window CTCagtttcaaaaaatataaatttgctTGTATTATTTCATGCAAGTATACATTTTAGTTATCTTAACCCTTTATAATATGACATAGTAAAATAAGATTTCCCTTTCCTTCAGCCATTTGGTCACAACCAATCCCAGCAAGACATCCTCCAAGAGAACACCATACTCAAAGCTACCGAGGTGCAATTCCCCCCAAAACCTGTTGTCACCCCAGAAGCAAAGGTATGACGCACCCACACCCACATACAGTTCCCAACATGACAATCCCGTCACTTTGCCTTTCCCAGACATTCATCCGTCGCTGCCTAGCTTACCACAAGGAAGACCGCGTAGACGTACTCCAGTTATCGCAGGAACCTTACCTAATGCCCGCTATCCGCAAGACCCTCGGTGGCGCAGGTGGCAACGCCGGGGCGCCGCCCGTCCCCACGCCTTTCCCCTCCACTTCCAGCTGCTACGGGAACAGTGCCTCCAACTGAAGTCCCGCATATCCAACGTCGGATGTCGTCCAAGATGAAGGTTGCGCGTATGCATGCACGAATGCTATACGACTCATGTTTAGGGGCTTTTTAAAGCGGCGTTTCCCAACCTTTTGAATTGTGCCTGTCACTATACGCCATTGGCACATAGATAAATGAACCTATATTAATTCTAGACGTGAAATTAGATCATATGGCAGGGTTGGGATGCACTgctaaaaatgtcacaaatttgCACAAGTGACACATGCATCTGTTCTGTGGAAGTTTTGTTGAAATTATGGcttgaaatatattttcagcAGGCATTGCAAGTATTAACTCCCCCTGCATAGACTTTTAATGGAAGGGCTCCCACTGCAGTGACTGAAGACCAAAGCATAGAAAGGGGGGAGGTGTGATTATCTTCTATATTAACTGGAAACTGTCAGTTgcttatttgaatttgaaatatCCCAATTGGGAGTGAATGATtgattcagtgccattgatgtcGGGGGCCTGTCGACGGCAGTAAATGAGTTGAGAAGCGGGGAATTTATGAGTGAATGAGtgttgtgaagaaaaaaaataatccatggAAGTAATTATAGTATGTAACCAATAAAAGACATCTTTGGTTACCCAATTTGATTCAGGAGAGATTTTTTTGATACAGAAATACAATGTGTATGTGTTAGGAGATTGTGTCGTGTTAGTTTAATTTATTATAACCACCCTAGATTATCCAAGACATGACGATTAGAAATAACAATGGACAATACATGTTTGGCTTTATACATGTAGAAGTCTATGAATAGGCTGCTACTTTATTAATCTAACCGCAGTTATAGTATCAGCTTTCAGTGCAATTTGTAAGTCCTTTCTTTTGGATCCAGTATTTTTCTATTGGAAGTTCTGGTAATTTATGTTCAAAACTGGGAACTACCTTTTGTAAGAGGTTTTTCAACTTTGTTGATACAAGTGTATGTTTCAGGAAAGTTCACATTCAAGTCTCAAGGGAAGAGTGACGGTCCAAAGCATAAGGTACACTTTCTCCAACAGTTCCAAtgtatcttttttcttttatctgttgtaGAACTGTGATGTGACCCAAGCGAGCCCCCATTTGAGATTGGTGAGCATAAACTTGAGCGCTTTAGTCCACTGCTCTTCCGAGTTGAACTGTGTCTTGATAGAGTAGGAGCCGCCATTTCCACCCGTGTCCTCAATCTTGCCCTTCTCCACGTCCATCCTGACATCACACCATGTCCAAGTACATAGTTACTTTAATTAGCTTTCCCTATATTTTGACGTAGCCCCAATAGGCATTACGATTCTTACCTGTATGGAAGACAGAAGCCAGTGTCACCTTTTTCCACCTCATCTTTAAATTGTTGCACGCAGTCCAGGAAAGCTACCATTGCGTGGTCGAACTTATTGTCCCAGAAGAATCTCAGGCCACCTGAGCAGTACAGCGGAAGTTCCTaggattaaaaaaagggaaagtacAGTGTAAAATTGAAGGAGGAATCCAAACAATCTTCATTACCTTTGATTTATCTGTTAGGGACTCCAAGTAGGAATGGTTTCCATATGGCACAAGGCGGTATCTGAGTTTAGAAAACAAGTTTTGGTTCAGTAACTCATTTGCCTAAAGATTAAGGTTCATTTATAAGTTTGAAAACCTCTGGAAACGTAGCCCCATCTTGTTAGCCAATGCGTGTAATAGCAATACTGTCTGACCCCAGGCCGCATTGATCTCATTCCATTCCACAGGAACGCTGGGAAGTCGACCCAAGCGGAAGTTGTTGATCGTGCCAAATTGCCCACTGTGCCTAGACATTGAAAGACAATATGCTGTTACTAGACCCTCAATGGGAACTTGGCTGTACCACAGTGGCTACCATATGTGAAAAGTAGCGTTGAAGACATTGGTTTTCTTGAGTCGATCCAACTGAATCTGACAATAACGCATCTGGTTGTCGACGCTCTTCAGCTCGTCGTCTAGTTCCAGCTGTTGGCGTTTGAACTCGCTGTACTCCTTTTGGTAtctgacacacacaaaaattgtATCATCTATTTGGAAAACTGGATTGTTACAATTGATCCACAACAATTTTGGCGACTCACTGCAGCTCCTCCGTCTCCAGTTGTTGGGCCTGTGCTCGACTCTGCGTCAGTTCCTGGGCCACGCCAGCTCGCTCCTCCTCCACAGCCTCCAGCTGTTGCACCAACGCTGTTTCCTCCTCCTTCAGATGCTGCAGCTCGCTCAAGAGTGTCTCCTCGTCCTCCACAGGCAGCTGCGACAGGAGCTCCAGACACTGCCTGAACACACCATGTGAAAGATGTATTCAGTCAAAATCTCTCTACGGCATATCCTCCATTTGACTCACTTGTAATTCTGACATTCATTCTCGGTGATATTAAGTTGCGTATCCAGGTGGTCCAGCAAAGTGTCGGTACATTCCTCACACAGCGGGTGGTCCACATCAGTCTGACCAGACATGATGTCAAACAGGTCACTCGTTACCTGCcacaaatatgacatttttttataacacATGTACTATGCATTGTTTTGTATCTGTTGCATATTTTCAAGCCATGCTACCTTAAGTCTGCGGCTTAAATTTTCCATGGTCCCACCATCAGATGCGTCTCCTATCAACGTGAAGCTGTTTGCACTCTCCGTGGACATCATCCTATGGGAATGGTCCACCTTAACAAATAGATCTATAGCAGCCAATGATATATTATCACATCTAACACTCACCGTGCTGGTGGGATGTATTTCCTTGACACACCATCTTGCTTGTTTTCTACAAAGGTCTCCTGAATATTTCCCCCCAGTGTTAATGATTTTAATAAAGACAGGCAACTTGATATATTTACCTCTGTTGTAGAGTCTCCTTCAGCACAATCTGCCTGTTTGCTGGGTGTGACAGTCACCAATGGAGCTGAAAGAGGACATGCAACATAGTATGAAAGTCATTCCAAAATTGGATGACATTTGATGACATACCAATCAGTTCATGGATGGTGACCCGGTCCAGTACATTAAAGGATGTGTCCAGTTTGAGGGGCTGGCAGCATCGTTGACAAACAAAACTAACTTGCATTGTTGTGCTCGTCTTAGAGCCCTCCATCACTTCAAGTacataaaaatcaaatcaagTGTGCGAAATCACAATGTATTTCAAGATGGGTTTATCACACTAGCCTGCGTCAAAGTTAGCTTGTTGCTGGCAAAGATATGCTAGTATGTTAAGATATGATGTTACCTTAAAGGCGATCTACTGTCAAATAATACACGCATGTGGAAATCACTTCATTAAATGTGTGGAGGGCACACAATCTAAACAATAAATGGAAATAATCTTTATAATAGTTCTGGTGACTGTCGTTTTTCCTATTCACTTCCGTGTTGATGTTTACTTCTTTCTTCTTCGTGAAGAAAGTCACGTGATCAAACATGAGAGCTCAATAGTGCCTTCTGCGTATTGACGGTAAACCAAAAGGTTGTTTCGGATCAACCTGTGAACTATTTACACCCATGTTTTAATCAGGAGAAAGTATACATTGTGCATATTGAATATCCCCATGTccgatttctttttaaataacgaCGCTTGTTTTGACAGATGAATGCTGTCATTTCCATCTTCCGCCAGAAGGGCGGCGCTATATCAATTTAGAGTCAGCTGTTCAACACTAACAAGAGAAGGAAAGAGTGCGGGAAAACTGAAGCAAGTAAAGACAAGGCGGTAGGTAAAGAGACAAAGTTTACTTCTGCTAAATTGTTATATCTCCCATGTGTTATGTGTTGATCATGTGTTATGTGTTGATCACGTGTTATGTCGGAATTATTTATGCCAAGTCCAATATTGATGCATCGTTAATAGATCTGTAAATCCTGTAGATATTGTCAATCCCAAATCCTGGTGATCGCTGTCATCAGACCACATTGCAAAAGTGACGACATTGCTT is drawn from Stigmatopora nigra isolate UIUO_SnigA chromosome 18, RoL_Snig_1.1, whole genome shotgun sequence and contains these coding sequences:
- the becn1 gene encoding beclin-1, giving the protein MEGSKTSTTMQVSFVCQRCCQPLKLDTSFNVLDRVTIHELIAPLVTVTPSKQADCAEGDSTTEETFVENKQDGVSRKYIPPARMMSTESANSFTLIGDASDGGTMENLSRRLKVTSDLFDIMSGQTDVDHPLCEECTDTLLDHLDTQLNITENECQNYKQCLELLSQLPVEDEETLLSELQHLKEEETALVQQLEAVEEERAGVAQELTQSRAQAQQLETEELQYQKEYSEFKRQQLELDDELKSVDNQMRYCQIQLDRLKKTNVFNATFHIWHSGQFGTINNFRLGRLPSVPVEWNEINAAWGQTVLLLHALANKMGLRFQRYRLVPYGNHSYLESLTDKSKELPLYCSGGLRFFWDNKFDHAMVAFLDCVQQFKDEVEKGDTGFCLPYRMDVEKGKIEDTGGNGGSYSIKTQFNSEEQWTKALKFMLTNLKWGLAWVTSQFYNR